A genome region from Leptodactylus fuscus isolate aLepFus1 chromosome 6, aLepFus1.hap2, whole genome shotgun sequence includes the following:
- the LOC142208580 gene encoding keratin, type I cytoskeletal 12-like, producing MSYSSSYQIKSSSQKVQSSGLGSSYGGFSSGSLSGVGFGGGLSSQSAKISYSSSGFGGNDSLLLGGEKQTMQNLNDRLASYLEKVRALELANSELEKKIREWYEQHNALNNTQSRDYSKYFQIIEDLKNKIIIASTDNARVVLQIDNARLAADDFRMKYENELALRQSVETDINGLRRVLDELTLSRSDLELQLESLTEELAFLKKNHQEEMNSLKGSTGQVNVEMDAAPGVDLTKYLNEMRTEYEVLAEKNRKDAEEWFLKRSSELKKEISIGAQEVQTSRSEITDLKRTLQSLEIELQAQLSMKNSLEGTLAETEGRYCVQLSQLQVQISSVEEQLHQVRGDMERQKAEYVRLLDIKTRLEMEIETYRRLLEGELGSFTVQQTKSQTSSVDSKKDPTKTRKVKTIVEEVVDGRVVSTQVQEVEEKMN from the exons ATGTCCTACTCCAGCAGTTACCAGATTAAATCATCTAGCCAAAAAGTGCAAAGCAGTGGCCTGGGCAGCAGCTATGGAGGATTCAGCAGTGGATCCTTGTCTGGAGTTGGTTTTGGTGGAGGATTGTCATCTCAAAGTGCCAAGATCAGCTACTCCAGCTCTGGCTTTGGTGGGAATGATAGTCTTCTGCTGGGAggggagaagcagaccatgcaaaaCCTGAATGATCGTCTGGCATCCTACCTGGAAAAAGTGAGAGCTTTGGAATTGGCTAATTCTGAGCTGGAGAAGAAAATTAGAGAATGGTACGAGCAACACAATGCCCTCAACAACACTCAATCCCGAGATTACTCAAAATACTTCCAGATCATCGAAGATCTCAAGAACAAG ATCATCATTGCAAGTACAGACAATGCCCGTGTTGTTCTTCAGATTGACAATGCCAGGCTGGCAGCTGATGACTTCAGAATGAA GTACGAGAATGAGCTGGCTCTACGTCAAAGTGTGGAGACTGATATCAATGGTCTTAGACGTGTGTTGGATGAACTGACCCTCTCAAGATCTGACCTTGAGCTCCAGCTTGAATCCTTGACTGAAGAACTTGCATTCCTCAAGAAGAACCACCAAGAG GAGATGAATTCCCTTAAGGGTAGCACTGGCCAAGTGAATGTAGAGATGGATGCTGCTCCAGGCGTGGACCTCACCAAATATCTGAATGAAATGAGAACAGAGTATGAAGTTCTTGCTGAAAAGAATCGCAAGGATGCTGAGGAATGGTTCTTGAAGAGG AGCAGTGAATTGAAAAAGGAAATTTCCATTGGGGCACAAGAAGTCCAGACAAGCCGGTCAGAGATTACAGATCTTAAGCGCACACTACAAAGTCTTGAAATTGAACTTCAGGCTCAACTCTCAATG AAAAACTCTCTGGAAGGAACATTAGCAGAGACAGAAGGGCGCTACTGCGTTCAACTTAGTCAGCTCCAAGTCCAGATCAGCAGCGTTGAAGAACAGTTACATCAGGTCAGAGGTGATATGGAAAGACAGAAAGCAGAGTACGTAAGGCTTTTGGACATCAAGACCAGACTAGAAATGGAGATTGAGACCTATAGACGCCTGCTGGAAGGAGAACTCGG GTCCTTCACTGTACAGCAGACCAAGTCACAAACATCATCAGTTGACTCCAAAAAAG ACCCTACCAAAACAAGGAAAGTGAAAACAATTGTTGAAGAGGTCGTTGATGGAAGAGTGGTTTCCACCCAAGTCCAGGAAGTTGAAGAGAAGATGAATTAA
- the LOC142209410 gene encoding keratin, type I cytoskeletal 47 kDa-like, with protein MTSYRTSSVSSYQVSGSSGGYGSGFGGSSYGGGSYGGSFGGGFGGSFGGGSGGGFSLSSAGGSSGGFSAGGFGGNDKQTMQNLNDRLASYLDKVRALEAANTDLEVKIREWYEKRVSGGVDGASKDYSKYYAIINDLRNQIFNATVENSRVVLQIDNAKLAADDFRLKFESELALRQTVEADINGLRRVLDELTLARGDLEIQYEGLIEELAYLKKSHEEELSSSTGSAAGQVNVELDAPQGTDLTKILNDMRENYETLAEKNRKDAEAWFNQKSKELNKEISAGVEQVETSKSEISDLRRSLQALQIELESLNSLRKSLEGTLVETEARYGSQLQQLQAVIHGLEEQLLQIRSDIERQSQEYRELLDIKTRLELEIETYRRLLDGELGQFSSSGSGSSSSFSSSAGLSSGVSKSSTASSSSSSSSKAVAVKTETVEIKKDPTKSKRVKTIVEEMVDGKVISSTVNEVEEKIN; from the exons ATGACCTCCTATCGTACAAGCTCTGTATCATCCTATCAAGTTTCAGGCTCCTCTGGAGGCTATGGAAGTGGCTTTGGTGGTAGCAGCTATGGAGGGGGCAGCTATGGAGGAAGCTTTGGTGGAGGCTTTGGTGGAAGCTTCGGGGGTGGATCCGGTGGAGGATTTTCCCTGAGCTCTGCAGGTGGATCCAGTGGTGGATTCTCTGCTGGTGGCTTTGGTGGAAATGACAAGCAGACCATGCAGAACCTCAATGATCGTCTGGCTTCCTACCTGGATAAAGTGAGAGCCTTAGAAGCTGCTAATACTGACCTGGAGGTGAAGATCAGGGAATGGTATGAGAAACGCGTTAGTGGTGGAGTTGATGGAGCTTCTAAAGACTACAGCAAATACTATGCCATTATCAACGACTTGAGGAACCAG ATCTTCAATGCCACCGTTGAAAATTCCCGTGTTGTTCTGCAGATTGACAATGCCAAACTGGCTGCTGATGACTTCAGATTGAA GTTTGAGAGTGAGTTGGCTCTCCGTCAGACTGTGGAGGCTGATATCAATGGGCTACGTAGGGTCTTGGATGAGTTGACCCTGGCTAGAGGAGACCTGGAGATCCAGTATGAGGGCTTGATTGAAGAGCTGGCCTACCTGAAGAAGAGCCATGAGGAG GAGCTGAGTAGCTCAACGGGCAGTGCTGCTGGCCAAGTCAACGTTGAATTAGATGCTCCTCAAGGTACGGATCTTACTAAGATTCTGAATGACATGAGagaaaattatgagacactggcTGAGAAGAATCGCAAGGATGCAGAGGCATGGTTCAACCAGAAG AGTAAAGAACTGAACAAAGAGATTTCAGCTGGCGTAGAACAAGTGGAAACAAGCAAGAGTGAAATCTCAGATCTTAGACGTAGCCTCCAAGCCTTGCAGATTGAGCTTGAATCACTGAATTCTCTG AGAAAATCACTTGAAGGCACCTTGGTTGAAACAGAAGCCCGCTATGGATCACAACTGCAGCAGCTCCAAGCTGTCATCCATGGACTTGAGGAACAGCTGCTGCAGATCAGATCGGATATAGAAAGACAGAGTCAAGAATACAGAGAGCTTCTTGATATCAAGACAAGGCTGGAATTGGAAATTGAAACATACCGCCGCCTGCTGGATGGAGAACTGGG ACAATTTTCAAGTTCAGGCTCAGGCTCAAGCTCTAGCTTTAGCTCAAGCGCTGGCTTAAGCTCAGGTGTAAGCAAGTCATCCACCGcttcatcgtcatcatcatcatcttcaaaaGCAGTGGCTGTGAAAACCGAAACTGTGGAGATAAAAAAAG ACCCAACCAAAAGCAAAAGGGTGAAGACCATCGTAGAAGAAATGGTGGATGGGAAGGTGATTTCTTCTACCGTCAATGAAGTTGAAGAGAAGATAAACTAA